A window of Amycolatopsis sp. AA4 contains these coding sequences:
- a CDS encoding HAD family hydrolase: MIRSVVFDVGETLLDDSREFGAWADWIGVRRHTFSAVLGAVTSSGRNNAETFQVFRPGFDLDAERQLREAAGCGEQIEESDLYPDVRPALSALRNAGFWVGIAGNQTAKAARLLRELALPVDAIATSGEWNTAKPDPLFFEKVVELAPGEPREIVYVGDHRDNDIVPARAAGLRPALIRRGPWGYLWASDPVVVRNADWTLESLAELPDLLRGER, encoded by the coding sequence GTGATTCGGTCGGTAGTGTTCGATGTCGGCGAGACTTTGCTCGACGATTCGCGAGAGTTCGGCGCGTGGGCAGACTGGATCGGGGTCAGGCGGCACACGTTCTCGGCGGTCCTGGGTGCCGTAACCTCGAGCGGACGAAACAACGCGGAGACATTCCAGGTTTTTCGCCCCGGATTCGACTTGGACGCCGAACGCCAGCTCCGAGAAGCTGCTGGATGCGGTGAGCAGATCGAGGAGTCCGATCTCTACCCCGACGTCCGACCGGCGCTCTCGGCGCTGCGAAACGCCGGGTTCTGGGTCGGCATCGCGGGAAACCAGACCGCGAAAGCGGCGCGGCTTCTGCGTGAACTGGCGCTGCCGGTGGACGCCATTGCGACGTCGGGCGAGTGGAACACCGCCAAGCCCGACCCTTTGTTCTTCGAAAAAGTCGTCGAGTTAGCCCCGGGCGAGCCCCGAGAGATCGTTTACGTCGGCGATCACCGAGACAACGACATCGTGCCCGCACGGGCGGCTGGCCTGAGGCCGGCGCTGATTCGCCGCGGCCCCTGGGGCTACCTGTGGGCGAGTGACCCCGTCGTCGTTCGCAACGCCGATTGGACGCTTGAAAGCCTCGCCGAACTGCCCGATCTCCTCCGGGGCGAACGCTGA
- a CDS encoding albusnodin/ikarugamycin family macrolactam cyclase: MRWFGGFAVSAAPPRAPVGHARIWPTVPGCWTCGRWAGHEVRAVWCGPRFVAVVGACGITAAEVARLAERGVPDDVAWRWPGSYTTVEVTRTATRVWTDLGGASPIYTVAADGGIYWASSSRALAGLAGARPDVDRLAACLLAPFVPVLLAERSAFEGVALVPPGHRLAMDGHGARVDRVWQPKPQAGSPAGRLRRELASATKVRLDVATSLTSDLSGGFDSTALALLAASQAKPGQVVTGVTVHPAGRASGGDLDYARLAAQHAGVAHRLLPLTGEHAPYSGLREVRATDEPAPSTVAHARFAGQLRWIRDTIGTDCHLTGDGGDSLLCTPPIMLADLVATGRRRRAVVETMRWARLRRLPAWPLLAAARRTARTSRADALAALARGLRIGGSSTTQDGHIGWHATEPVPPWATADARGRASAMADRAATRAVDVPAGMFATTLTAEGMAEVGRSARADIQLAEHVGVALANPFTDSCVVDACLSVPLGERPGPASYKPVLAAAMGSLFPPRLAARTTKGDFTPDHYGGMRANLPALHDLADGRLAALGLVDPDALRRSLTLTAAGLPAPFSTVEPAVAAEVWLRALDREPPIAWTASGTAKRAG; encoded by the coding sequence ATGCGCTGGTTCGGAGGTTTCGCGGTGTCGGCCGCGCCGCCGCGCGCCCCGGTGGGGCACGCGAGGATCTGGCCCACGGTGCCGGGATGCTGGACGTGCGGCCGGTGGGCAGGGCACGAGGTGCGTGCGGTCTGGTGCGGGCCGCGGTTCGTCGCGGTCGTCGGCGCCTGCGGGATCACCGCGGCCGAAGTGGCTCGGCTCGCCGAGCGCGGCGTGCCGGACGACGTGGCGTGGCGCTGGCCGGGCAGTTACACGACGGTCGAGGTCACCCGCACCGCGACTCGGGTCTGGACCGATCTCGGCGGCGCGTCGCCGATCTACACGGTTGCGGCGGACGGCGGGATCTATTGGGCGTCCAGTTCCCGTGCGCTGGCCGGACTCGCCGGAGCGCGGCCGGACGTGGACCGGCTCGCGGCTTGCCTGCTCGCGCCGTTCGTGCCGGTGCTGCTGGCCGAGCGGTCCGCGTTCGAGGGCGTCGCACTTGTCCCGCCTGGACACCGGCTCGCCATGGACGGTCACGGGGCGCGCGTGGACCGGGTGTGGCAGCCCAAGCCGCAGGCGGGTTCGCCTGCGGGGCGGCTGCGCAGGGAGTTGGCCTCGGCGACGAAGGTGCGCCTGGACGTTGCGACGTCGCTGACGTCGGACTTGTCCGGAGGGTTCGACTCCACCGCGCTGGCGCTGCTGGCCGCGAGCCAGGCGAAACCGGGGCAGGTCGTGACCGGGGTGACGGTGCATCCCGCCGGACGCGCCAGCGGCGGGGACCTGGACTACGCACGACTCGCCGCCCAGCACGCGGGTGTCGCGCATCGATTGCTGCCGTTGACCGGTGAGCACGCCCCCTACAGCGGGCTGCGGGAGGTTCGGGCGACCGACGAGCCTGCGCCTTCGACTGTCGCGCATGCCCGCTTCGCCGGGCAGTTGCGCTGGATCCGCGACACGATCGGCACCGACTGCCATCTCACCGGCGACGGCGGCGACAGCCTGCTGTGCACGCCGCCGATCATGCTCGCCGACCTCGTCGCGACCGGCCGTCGCCGGCGGGCCGTCGTCGAGACGATGCGGTGGGCACGGTTGCGGCGGCTGCCCGCGTGGCCCCTGCTGGCCGCCGCGCGCCGGACCGCGCGCACCAGTCGCGCCGACGCGCTGGCGGCCTTGGCGAGAGGGCTCCGCATCGGCGGGTCCTCGACGACGCAGGACGGCCATATCGGTTGGCACGCCACGGAGCCGGTGCCTCCGTGGGCGACGGCCGACGCGCGCGGCCGCGCCTCCGCCATGGCGGACCGGGCGGCCACGCGAGCTGTCGACGTTCCTGCCGGGATGTTCGCCACGACGCTGACTGCCGAGGGCATGGCCGAGGTCGGCCGGTCCGCCCGCGCCGACATCCAGCTTGCCGAACACGTCGGCGTGGCGTTGGCGAACCCGTTCACCGACTCCTGCGTCGTCGACGCCTGCCTGTCGGTCCCGCTGGGAGAACGTCCTGGCCCGGCCAGCTACAAGCCCGTGCTGGCCGCTGCCATGGGCAGCCTGTTTCCTCCACGGCTGGCAGCTCGGACCACGAAGGGCGACTTCACCCCGGACCACTACGGCGGCATGCGCGCCAACCTGCCCGCCCTGCACGATCTCGCCGACGGCCGGCTCGCTGCCCTCGGCCTCGTCGATCCGGACGCGCTGCGCCGCAGCCTGACGCTGACCGCGGCCGGGCTTCCGGCGCCGTTCTCGACCGTCGAGCCCGCCGTCGCCGCCGAAGTCTGGCTGCGCGCCCTCGACCGCGAGCCCCCTATCGCGTGGACAGCGTCCGGCACGGCGAAAAGAGCAGGATGA
- a CDS encoding sugar phosphate isomerase/epimerase: MPHVLAERDLAVVSRTWPPATDPSLLAAEIASRGVVQTHLNLASVGLARLDAPSSAALRAAFDRARVLIPSMSATYNMVDPDRARRCRAAAEATVLIRRAPALGAGMVSLCAGSRNPDDKWAWHPGNSEPDAYADLVDELRLLLPAAREARIVLGIELDPGTVIGTAAAAHRLLHDVGDGVGIILDPGNLIAPDNVDRQAEIIDEAFDLLGPHIVAVHARDSHPAGTLGSGLVDFDRVFRRWSRLPRRVPVVIHDAEPDDVSEARAFVLSHRAAA, translated from the coding sequence ATGCCGCACGTTCTCGCCGAGCGCGACCTCGCGGTGGTCAGCCGGACTTGGCCGCCGGCGACCGACCCGTCCCTCCTCGCGGCGGAGATCGCCTCGCGCGGCGTGGTCCAGACCCATCTCAACCTCGCCAGCGTGGGCCTCGCCCGGCTCGACGCGCCGAGCTCGGCCGCCCTCCGCGCCGCCTTCGACCGCGCCCGGGTTCTCATCCCCAGCATGTCCGCGACCTACAACATGGTCGACCCCGACCGCGCTCGCCGGTGCCGCGCCGCCGCCGAGGCCACGGTCCTGATACGCCGGGCTCCGGCGCTCGGCGCGGGGATGGTCAGCCTCTGCGCGGGAAGCCGCAACCCCGACGACAAATGGGCCTGGCATCCCGGCAACTCCGAACCCGATGCCTACGCCGACCTGGTGGACGAACTGCGGCTGCTGCTCCCCGCCGCGCGCGAAGCCCGGATCGTGCTCGGGATCGAGCTCGATCCCGGCACAGTCATCGGCACCGCCGCGGCTGCCCATCGCCTCCTGCACGACGTCGGCGACGGAGTCGGCATCATCCTCGACCCCGGCAACCTCATCGCCCCCGACAACGTCGACCGCCAAGCCGAGATCATCGACGAAGCCTTCGACCTCCTCGGCCCGCACATCGTGGCCGTCCACGCCAGAGACTCCCACCCAGCCGGCACGCTCGGCAGCGGACTCGTCGATTTCGATCGTGTCTTCCGCCGGTGGTCCCGGCTCCCGCGCCGGGTGCCCGTCGTCATCCACGACGCCGAACCCGACGACGTCTCCGAGGCCCGCGCTTTCGTGCTCTCCCACCGCGCAGCGGCATGA
- a CDS encoding lasso peptide biosynthesis B2 protein codes for MSPRYLTAPAHVRAVDVGPSTVIVNYRTGRAETLIGPAARWWAELAASGDPAATTALDEASARTLRGQLLDAGLLAPSPRPEPWSPPPNGPAWEASWGTQELAAGRPEPVPVPLAATVLAGTALALVLAVLAAGPRRGRVARLSRLLTVAARRTARPATVEDARRAVHAVRKAGLLAPGRVACLEESAAVLMLLAVSRRRVTWCHGAAADPVRLHAWVETDDRERIAEPPSTARFAVLRTIPARDNGGKKR; via the coding sequence ATGAGTCCCCGTTACCTCACCGCCCCCGCACACGTCCGAGCCGTTGACGTCGGTCCCTCCACGGTGATCGTGAACTACCGGACCGGCCGGGCGGAGACCCTGATCGGCCCGGCCGCACGATGGTGGGCCGAACTCGCCGCCAGCGGCGATCCGGCCGCGACGACCGCGCTGGACGAGGCCTCTGCGCGCACGCTGCGCGGCCAGCTTCTCGACGCCGGTTTGCTCGCGCCCTCGCCGCGCCCGGAACCCTGGTCGCCTCCGCCGAACGGACCCGCGTGGGAGGCGAGCTGGGGCACCCAGGAACTCGCCGCCGGACGACCCGAACCGGTTCCCGTGCCGCTGGCCGCCACCGTGCTCGCCGGGACGGCGCTGGCCCTCGTGCTCGCCGTCCTGGCAGCCGGTCCCCGCCGGGGTCGCGTGGCCCGGCTCAGCCGGCTGCTGACCGTGGCGGCGCGGCGCACCGCCCGCCCGGCCACCGTTGAAGACGCCCGCCGGGCCGTGCACGCAGTCCGCAAGGCAGGGCTGCTCGCGCCGGGGCGGGTGGCGTGCCTGGAGGAATCCGCGGCGGTACTGATGCTGCTGGCCGTGTCGCGCCGACGGGTGACGTGGTGCCACGGCGCGGCGGCCGACCCCGTCCGGCTGCACGCCTGGGTGGAGACTGACGATCGGGAACGGATCGCGGAACCGCCGTCGACCGCGCGGTTCGCAGTGCTGCGCACCATCCCGGCGCGCGACAACGGAGGGAAGAAACGATGA
- a CDS encoding helix-turn-helix domain-containing protein, producing MHNDDDWLSSRVPAEFKLNTSLLPEALTAYRNSRGLTQTDLAKLLGIHQTYLSKIESGHRKVFDIELILRIASQLELDPEELGIARSILEPVTPPANTALVGLVDGVQESQNAWRHARRRLNKHRGELAQASATLYDAEARIGNAPFLALERWMPSSPLPLSDISLEWSDSVEPVPVTGTEPEAHGVLPLRAPGRRFTRYTTAIKYLDPPALFENRSSYRLLDCNLRDPRPAMRFTLGSYFDKLDVSEAIAHELSASPSCQADPPKANWAELPLRGLIGNPFDLSRRALMPAIETLTIRRSNSGEPTFLLHWRDPQKVATAGGIYGLIPAGEFQPSTIATRDRENDFDLWKNIVREYAEEVLGEPERDGSQAEPIDYGSWPFYAHITAGIREGAVSAYCLGMGMDALTLTATILTVVVFDSATFDSLFSGAVDVNPEGVLMSAAGASKVTDGLPFNEITIKRLLSDEPMASPGACILDRAWRFRDQLLP from the coding sequence ATGCACAATGACGACGACTGGCTGTCTTCACGAGTCCCGGCGGAGTTCAAACTGAACACATCGTTGCTGCCAGAGGCGCTGACGGCCTACCGTAATTCACGAGGTCTGACGCAGACGGACTTGGCGAAACTCCTCGGAATACACCAGACCTACCTTTCCAAAATCGAAAGCGGGCACCGGAAAGTATTCGACATCGAACTGATTTTGCGTATCGCGTCCCAGCTCGAACTCGATCCGGAGGAGTTGGGGATCGCCCGCAGCATCCTTGAACCCGTGACCCCACCGGCCAACACGGCCCTGGTCGGGCTAGTGGACGGGGTGCAGGAGAGCCAGAACGCCTGGAGACATGCACGTCGACGGCTGAACAAGCATCGGGGAGAGCTGGCACAGGCGTCCGCCACGCTCTATGACGCCGAAGCGCGCATCGGCAACGCTCCGTTCCTCGCTTTGGAACGATGGATGCCATCGTCGCCCCTGCCCCTCTCCGACATCTCGTTGGAATGGTCGGACAGCGTCGAGCCGGTCCCTGTGACGGGAACCGAGCCCGAAGCCCATGGAGTTCTTCCGCTGCGAGCGCCCGGGCGCAGATTCACCCGATACACCACGGCGATCAAATACCTCGACCCGCCCGCGCTCTTCGAAAACCGCTCAAGCTACCGGCTGCTGGACTGCAACCTGCGCGACCCGCGACCCGCGATGCGCTTCACTCTGGGAAGCTACTTCGACAAACTCGACGTGTCGGAGGCCATCGCGCACGAACTGTCCGCGTCGCCGTCGTGCCAGGCCGACCCGCCGAAAGCCAACTGGGCCGAACTCCCGCTGCGGGGCCTGATCGGCAACCCGTTCGATCTCTCCCGGCGAGCGCTCATGCCCGCGATCGAGACACTGACGATCCGCCGCTCCAATTCCGGCGAACCCACCTTTCTGCTGCACTGGCGCGATCCGCAGAAAGTCGCTACCGCCGGCGGCATTTACGGGCTGATCCCCGCCGGAGAATTCCAACCGTCGACCATCGCGACCCGCGATCGGGAAAACGATTTCGATCTCTGGAAGAACATCGTCCGCGAATACGCCGAAGAAGTGCTCGGCGAGCCCGAACGGGACGGATCGCAAGCCGAACCGATCGATTACGGCTCGTGGCCGTTCTACGCGCACATCACCGCCGGCATACGCGAGGGCGCGGTATCCGCTTATTGTCTCGGGATGGGCATGGACGCCCTCACGTTGACCGCGACAATCCTCACGGTCGTCGTTTTCGACAGCGCAACGTTCGACTCCCTGTTCAGCGGCGCGGTCGATGTCAATCCCGAAGGGGTTCTCATGTCCGCGGCCGGAGCGTCGAAAGTCACCGACGGACTTCCTTTCAACGAGATCACCATCAAACGCCTCCTGTCCGACGAACCGATGGCTTCACCGGGAGCGTGCATCCTGGACCGCGCCTGGCGCTTCCGCGACCAGCTGCTTCCCTAA
- a CDS encoding bifunctional DNA primase/polymerase → MTVGVGGSRSRRLMGDRGVGLRALRSAAERYAARGWPVLPGPVCDGLTAWHPLTCAPLGSREPTVPSSEATVDRRVIAQWWSGQRQAILALVGPRFAVLRTPVSIGEQVLAAFDGGRPLGPVALWPHGAWFFVEPGFRVNDGLALAPGVEVVPPGDVVCLPPSRVVSGVVRWRVSPMERDALGDSTAILAKVAELSLESA, encoded by the coding sequence ATGACCGTTGGTGTGGGCGGTAGCCGTTCGCGCCGCTTGATGGGTGACCGCGGGGTCGGGCTGCGGGCGCTGCGCTCGGCTGCCGAGCGCTATGCGGCGCGGGGTTGGCCGGTGCTGCCGGGCCCGGTGTGCGACGGACTGACCGCCTGGCATCCGCTGACGTGCGCGCCGCTCGGTTCCCGCGAGCCGACGGTGCCGTCGTCCGAGGCCACCGTCGACCGCCGCGTCATCGCGCAATGGTGGTCCGGGCAGCGGCAAGCGATCCTCGCGCTGGTCGGCCCGCGCTTCGCTGTCCTGCGGACTCCGGTCAGCATCGGCGAGCAGGTGCTCGCCGCGTTCGACGGCGGCCGGCCGCTCGGCCCGGTGGCGCTGTGGCCGCACGGGGCATGGTTCTTCGTCGAACCCGGCTTCCGCGTGAACGACGGCCTCGCCCTCGCGCCCGGCGTCGAGGTCGTTCCGCCGGGGGACGTCGTCTGTCTTCCCCCGAGCAGGGTCGTCTCGGGAGTCGTGCGGTGGCGCGTTTCCCCGATGGAGCGCGATGCCCTGGGCGATAGCACGGCGATTCTGGCCAAGGTCGCCGAACTCTCCCTCGAATCCGCGTAG
- a CDS encoding GNAT family N-acetyltransferase encodes MNEPHIWLRGERAGIGPFSEDLVDLYWDWEQDPGTLVGYGRQTPDSLANRREGFQHQARGTDDQLRFTVYDITTTPPTPAGTAAVLIDHHVRTGEFIIQLGPDHRGKGLGTDAARLTLDYAFHITNLRCVYLSVLSPNKAAITAYEHAGFRVIGEKRNSGYWLGQPANETLMDAVPEDFPSPSAVRQLVDPGSFGE; translated from the coding sequence ATGAACGAACCGCACATCTGGCTCCGCGGTGAACGAGCCGGGATCGGCCCGTTCAGCGAAGACCTCGTCGACCTGTACTGGGACTGGGAGCAAGACCCCGGCACGCTCGTCGGCTACGGCCGCCAAACCCCCGACTCGCTCGCGAACCGGCGCGAAGGATTCCAGCACCAGGCCCGCGGCACCGACGACCAGCTCCGCTTCACCGTCTACGACATCACCACGACCCCGCCGACCCCGGCCGGCACCGCCGCGGTGCTGATCGACCACCACGTCCGCACCGGCGAATTCATCATCCAGCTCGGCCCGGACCACCGCGGCAAAGGACTGGGAACCGACGCCGCGCGGCTCACCCTGGACTATGCCTTCCACATCACCAACCTGCGCTGCGTGTACCTCTCCGTGCTCTCCCCGAACAAAGCCGCCATCACCGCCTACGAACACGCCGGATTCCGCGTCATCGGGGAGAAACGCAACTCCGGATACTGGCTCGGCCAACCCGCCAACGAAACGCTGATGGACGCAGTGCCTGAAGACTTCCCCAGCCCCTCCGCCGTGCGGCAGCTTGTCGACCCCGGATCCTTCGGCGAATAG
- a CDS encoding albusnodin family lasso peptide, whose amino-acid sequence MENVPENGADRAERGRAVEEPVLLVSLGEVSAATQGLGMGHSEDKRRAYN is encoded by the coding sequence ATGGAGAACGTGCCGGAGAACGGGGCCGATCGGGCAGAGCGCGGCCGAGCGGTCGAGGAGCCGGTGTTGCTGGTCAGTCTCGGCGAGGTGTCCGCGGCGACCCAGGGCCTAGGCATGGGCCACTCGGAGGACAAGCGGCGGGCCTACAACTGA
- a CDS encoding 5-formyltetrahydrofolate cyclo-ligase — protein sequence MQIDEAKRAARERVWALLDAAAVDPRGRSAVGSIPSFVGAEVAAQRLAALEAWREARVVKCNPDRAQLPVRETALRDGKTVYMAVPAMAKPEPFYALDPDTVGLDAARSKYAADVAPTVGPGQMEPVDLVVCGTVAVDRRGVRVGKGAGYSDLEVALLVEAGRIGPQTTIVTTVHQLQVVDTDLPETDHDFSVDIIVTPEQTIFCDARRRPTGISWSHLSREKIRAIPALSARAEAQRLGDPAGDKP from the coding sequence ATGCAGATCGACGAAGCGAAACGTGCTGCCCGCGAGCGTGTCTGGGCGCTGCTCGACGCCGCGGCAGTTGACCCACGGGGCAGGAGCGCGGTCGGGAGCATCCCCTCCTTCGTGGGAGCAGAGGTCGCTGCTCAACGTCTGGCCGCGCTAGAGGCCTGGCGGGAAGCGCGGGTAGTGAAGTGCAACCCGGATCGAGCCCAGCTGCCGGTCCGGGAGACCGCCTTGCGGGACGGAAAAACCGTCTACATGGCCGTGCCCGCGATGGCCAAACCGGAACCGTTCTACGCACTCGACCCGGACACGGTCGGCCTCGATGCAGCACGGAGCAAATACGCCGCAGACGTCGCGCCGACTGTCGGCCCGGGACAGATGGAGCCGGTAGACCTCGTCGTCTGCGGAACAGTCGCCGTCGACCGCCGGGGCGTGCGAGTCGGAAAAGGAGCCGGCTACTCGGACTTAGAGGTCGCCCTTCTCGTCGAGGCCGGTCGGATTGGGCCGCAGACGACCATTGTCACCACGGTCCACCAGCTCCAAGTCGTGGATACCGATCTCCCTGAAACCGATCACGATTTCAGCGTCGACATCATCGTGACCCCGGAGCAGACCATTTTCTGCGATGCACGCCGTCGACCCACGGGGATCTCGTGGTCGCACCTGAGTCGCGAGAAAATCCGGGCCATCCCGGCGCTGTCTGCTCGTGCTGAAGCGCAGCGGCTGGGTGACCCGGCCGGGGACAAGCCCTGA
- a CDS encoding helix-turn-helix transcriptional regulator, producing the protein MEDNESELARARTEAGLTQEDLARLLRMDVKSVRNWESGRNKPQAKRRHEIAEHLSVSLADLEERIRRTAASRTAPRPKPPGALDGQSQAGQLAAETLALEAAYDEAPSTNLLGRATRHLATVVVARDAACGAEARHELYSIEADAATLMGQLLWDASQRRDSATSQGYFDQAIRAAGQGGNIEAEAHATLRNSYLHLYSFEKDPDAGRALAQRAATLAQPVSPGLCGLALLHVAEANAMRQERRACESALDAAQWQLSQVNDAGVGGEYLSESKIDRMAGSCYVFLGLREPAEQHLVAAADALASKRKSQSIVFGNLALARVRAGEIDGAVDALNKAIDTLEVTRGGGGLNVAFGVGRELRPWRRESSVAAAGERLFALMAGS; encoded by the coding sequence GTGGAAGACAACGAATCGGAGCTGGCTCGCGCCCGCACCGAAGCGGGCCTGACCCAAGAGGATCTCGCCCGCTTGTTGCGGATGGATGTGAAGAGCGTCAGGAACTGGGAATCGGGCCGCAACAAGCCGCAGGCCAAGCGGCGTCACGAGATTGCCGAGCATCTGTCCGTTTCGCTGGCGGACCTCGAGGAACGCATCCGCAGGACAGCCGCCTCGAGAACCGCCCCGAGACCGAAGCCGCCTGGTGCTCTTGACGGCCAATCGCAAGCCGGTCAGCTCGCGGCGGAGACGCTGGCCCTCGAAGCCGCCTACGACGAAGCACCGTCCACGAATCTGCTCGGCCGAGCCACCAGGCACCTTGCGACTGTCGTCGTCGCGCGAGACGCGGCCTGTGGTGCAGAAGCTCGCCACGAGCTGTACTCGATCGAAGCGGATGCGGCGACGTTGATGGGACAACTGCTGTGGGACGCTTCTCAGCGTCGCGACTCCGCGACGTCACAAGGCTACTTCGACCAAGCAATCCGCGCAGCGGGCCAAGGCGGCAACATCGAGGCGGAAGCACATGCCACGCTGCGGAACAGCTACCTGCATCTCTACAGTTTCGAGAAAGATCCCGACGCCGGGCGTGCGCTGGCACAGCGCGCAGCCACGCTCGCCCAGCCCGTCAGCCCGGGATTGTGCGGGCTGGCGCTCCTGCACGTCGCCGAGGCGAACGCGATGCGCCAAGAGCGACGTGCGTGCGAGTCGGCGCTGGACGCGGCTCAATGGCAACTGAGCCAGGTGAACGATGCTGGGGTCGGCGGCGAGTACCTTTCGGAGTCCAAGATCGATCGCATGGCCGGTTCGTGTTACGTGTTCCTCGGCCTCCGCGAGCCTGCGGAACAGCATCTGGTCGCAGCGGCCGATGCGTTGGCGTCGAAAAGGAAATCCCAATCCATCGTTTTCGGGAACCTCGCGCTCGCCAGGGTGCGCGCGGGCGAGATCGACGGGGCAGTCGACGCCCTGAACAAGGCGATCGACACATTGGAGGTCACCCGAGGGGGCGGCGGGCTCAACGTCGCGTTCGGCGTAGGGCGGGAGCTGCGACCCTGGCGTCGGGAATCCTCCGTCGCGGCGGCAGGCGAACGGCTGTTCGCCCTCATGGCTGGAAGCTAG
- a CDS encoding helix-turn-helix transcriptional regulator, whose amino-acid sequence MEDNESELARARTEAGLTQEDLARLLRMDVKSVRNWESGRNKPQAKRRHEIAEHLSVSLADLEERIRRTAASRTAPRPKPPGALDGQSQAGQLAAETLALEAACGQAYYYRPAVPHTPEAAYIRARIPILRRVLDSHDIPEDGPVRPVDELNSLVAATVDKRLQSDYRVLAAEVPPLLSELHRGFLNCARAEKSRFARLLFQVYRAADAVADKYGYYDLSARIIGLLSTAASDAEDELLDGSASYVRAEIFFASEDLSAGRRMLERAADRIDRAASETAAATYGALHMRAAVMAGRAGEALRARDHIAEAQDAARRVNEGIHLGTAFGTASVRIHHFSLAAEICDISAAFRLAAGWRPGASMPAERRSHFYIDLARVYNLADERDNTIDALRAALRIAPEHVRAHPQVGEMVEQLRRTTPRASNDAMNSLDRELSSGAPDR is encoded by the coding sequence GTGGAAGACAACGAATCGGAGCTGGCTCGCGCCCGCACCGAAGCGGGCCTGACCCAAGAGGATCTCGCCCGCTTGTTGCGGATGGATGTGAAGAGCGTCAGGAACTGGGAATCGGGCCGCAACAAGCCGCAGGCCAAGCGGCGTCACGAGATTGCCGAGCATCTGTCCGTTTCGCTGGCGGACCTCGAGGAACGCATCCGCAGGACAGCCGCCTCGAGAACCGCCCCGAGACCGAAGCCGCCTGGTGCTCTTGACGGCCAATCGCAAGCCGGTCAGCTCGCGGCGGAGACGCTGGCCCTCGAAGCCGCCTGCGGACAGGCGTACTACTACCGTCCGGCAGTGCCGCACACACCGGAAGCAGCTTATATCCGCGCTCGGATCCCGATCTTGCGCCGGGTTCTGGACTCCCACGACATCCCTGAGGACGGCCCAGTACGACCCGTCGACGAACTGAATTCTCTCGTGGCGGCAACCGTCGACAAACGGCTTCAATCCGACTACCGAGTTCTTGCTGCCGAGGTGCCGCCCCTTCTGTCTGAATTGCATCGCGGCTTCCTGAACTGCGCGAGGGCCGAAAAGAGTCGCTTCGCGCGGCTGCTCTTCCAGGTTTACCGCGCAGCCGACGCCGTGGCGGACAAATACGGATACTACGATTTGTCCGCGCGCATCATCGGCCTGTTGAGCACGGCGGCATCCGATGCCGAAGACGAACTGCTGGACGGAAGCGCTTCCTACGTGCGGGCAGAAATATTCTTCGCTTCAGAAGACCTGAGTGCCGGCCGACGGATGCTTGAACGGGCCGCCGACCGGATCGACCGCGCTGCTTCCGAAACTGCGGCGGCCACGTACGGGGCCTTGCACATGCGCGCCGCGGTGATGGCAGGTCGCGCGGGGGAAGCCCTCCGAGCCCGCGATCACATCGCGGAAGCTCAGGATGCCGCACGACGCGTGAACGAGGGAATCCACCTCGGAACAGCATTCGGGACGGCGTCTGTGCGTATCCACCATTTTTCTCTCGCGGCGGAGATCTGTGACATTAGTGCTGCCTTCCGCCTGGCAGCGGGGTGGCGGCCGGGCGCAAGCATGCCAGCCGAACGGCGGTCGCATTTCTACATCGACCTCGCGCGCGTTTACAACCTGGCGGATGAACGCGACAACACGATCGATGCCTTGCGTGCAGCCTTGCGGATCGCGCCGGAGCACGTACGAGCCCATCCCCAAGTCGGCGAAATGGTCGAGCAATTGCGTCGAACGACCCCGCGCGCATCGAACGATGCGATGAACAGCCTCGACCGCGAACTGTCTTCCGGAGCTCCGGATCGCTGA